A genomic window from Sulfurospirillum diekertiae includes:
- the ribA gene encoding GTP cyclohydrolase II, which yields MNIKISNIANLPSKFGNLKIQSFQEGIKEHLVIFKEPLGQIPLVRIHSECLTGDALGSLKCDCGEQLEFALQNISSLGGMIIYLRQEGRNIGLFNKVNAYALQDQGFDTIEANHQLGFKSDERSYEVVETILEHFKIDKIRLLTNNPKKMSCLKNIMIIERWPIIIPSNNHNVDYLKTKKEMMGHLL from the coding sequence ATGAACATTAAAATCTCAAATATTGCTAATCTTCCATCCAAATTTGGAAATTTAAAAATCCAATCTTTTCAAGAAGGTATTAAAGAGCATTTAGTGATTTTCAAAGAACCTCTTGGGCAGATTCCATTGGTTAGAATTCATAGTGAATGTTTAACAGGGGATGCACTTGGCTCTTTAAAATGCGATTGTGGTGAACAGCTTGAGTTTGCATTGCAGAATATCTCATCACTTGGTGGAATGATCATTTACTTACGTCAAGAAGGACGCAATATTGGTTTGTTTAATAAAGTAAATGCCTATGCGCTACAAGATCAAGGGTTCGATACTATTGAAGCAAATCATCAGTTGGGTTTTAAAAGTGATGAACGTAGTTATGAAGTGGTAGAAACTATTTTAGAGCATTTTAAAATTGATAAAATTCGTTTGCTTACGAATAACCCTAAAAAAATGAGTTGTTTAAAAAACATTATGATTATTGAAAGATGGCCAATTATTATACCTTCAAATAATCATAACGTTGATTATTTGAAAACTAAAAAAGAAATGATGGGTCATTTACTTTAA
- a CDS encoding carboxymuconolactone decarboxylase family protein: MAHIALCVYENMSDSVKKHADKKLEKTGSLGEIFQLLALNEDVYFATDTMVSKFLLKETLLPYVTKQRIAILVSLDNGCKMCAGVHKQLARALGVSEVEIEEIALGIDALSCSEAEKRLLHFCIRASKKDNYKIMKEDIEVIKAFGYSEKEIFEAVCIVGYFNYINTLSNTFGLGSE, translated from the coding sequence ATGGCACACATAGCACTTTGCGTCTATGAAAATATGAGTGATTCTGTTAAAAAACATGCGGATAAGAAATTGGAAAAAACGGGTAGCTTGGGTGAGATATTTCAGCTACTTGCATTAAATGAAGACGTTTATTTTGCTACAGATACTATGGTTTCCAAGTTTCTCTTGAAAGAAACATTACTCCCTTATGTCACCAAACAAAGAATTGCAATATTAGTATCATTGGATAATGGGTGTAAAATGTGTGCAGGTGTACACAAGCAACTTGCACGGGCTTTAGGTGTGAGTGAGGTTGAAATTGAAGAAATAGCATTAGGTATTGATGCCCTAAGTTGTAGTGAAGCTGAAAAAAGGTTACTTCATTTTTGTATTCGTGCCTCAAAAAAAGATAACTATAAAATCATGAAAGAAGATATAGAAGTTATCAAGGCGTTTGGATACAGTGAAAAAGAGATCTTTGAAGCGGTTTGTATTGTTGGATATTTTAATTATATCAATACCTTATCTAATACATTTGGTCTTGGAAGCGAATAA
- a CDS encoding sensor histidine kinase, which produces MKLLRSFLIVYLLILSPACALPYINLENPSTYLLKKDISIDEAINNPSFSKVNLQYSDMRNLDNRNFWIKIPMSNNNVQQLEKSIIFFWYNAKLDLYYVKHNQILKHSSLYDQDRTGFVFDNFIISPNETLTLYVKSNEKKGYDVFKSIKIVNQEKTFSVISTDKSYFDNGFFFGILISIFFFNLIVFFSIKEKSLGYYCLVLLPPTLYCSPDIVVLLEWLNFSNKNIIVLFNIFFPALHIITFLLFTKYFFETENNYLWVDKFINISLLFSLILNIYNFIFDHYSYIIAALILPFFFMVGIVNLKKDFTVSVLYIISSAFIYYPFIFYFSSFDIKFFDTYLNKGTYINNMQVTNTIAAILLCFSIYIRLSKLFYEKLSFQKELLAKSRLAAMGEMIASIAHQWRQPLNNVSTTLANIEMTSELQMLSHEKLKTKVHEANTQIKYMSNTINDFLNFFSTKKEERVFLLKSAVESAMVLLRTPFKQEQISLHVKSDESTIIGCKNELIQVLTILMSNAKDALKTKEDKQIWITIKNKEIFIEDNAEGIDLEIIEKIFDPYFSTKKEKNGTGLGLYMAKIIIEKNIGGSLHVKNSKKGAKFIIDLSHVN; this is translated from the coding sequence ATGAAACTACTACGCTCTTTTTTGATTGTTTATTTATTAATACTTTCTCCTGCTTGTGCTTTGCCTTATATTAATTTAGAAAATCCATCAACGTATCTCCTTAAAAAAGATATATCTATTGATGAAGCTATTAATAATCCTAGTTTTTCGAAAGTAAATCTACAATACTCTGATATGCGAAATTTAGATAACAGAAATTTTTGGATAAAAATACCTATGTCCAATAATAATGTTCAACAACTTGAAAAAAGCATTATCTTCTTTTGGTACAACGCCAAATTGGATCTTTATTATGTTAAACATAATCAAATACTAAAACATTCTTCACTTTATGACCAAGATCGCACTGGGTTTGTATTTGATAATTTTATCATTAGCCCCAATGAAACTTTAACCCTATATGTAAAATCTAATGAAAAAAAAGGGTATGATGTCTTTAAATCCATAAAAATAGTTAATCAAGAAAAAACCTTTAGTGTTATTTCAACAGATAAGTCTTATTTTGACAATGGATTCTTTTTCGGAATTTTAATTAGTATATTTTTCTTTAACTTAATCGTATTTTTTTCTATCAAAGAAAAAAGTTTGGGATACTATTGCTTGGTACTTTTACCCCCAACACTCTACTGTTCTCCTGATATTGTCGTCTTATTAGAGTGGTTAAACTTTTCCAATAAAAATATCATTGTCCTTTTTAATATCTTCTTCCCTGCCCTTCACATTATCACTTTTCTACTCTTTACTAAATACTTTTTTGAAACAGAAAATAATTATCTTTGGGTTGATAAATTTATCAATATAAGCCTTCTCTTCTCTTTAATATTAAATATCTACAATTTTATCTTTGACCACTACAGCTACATTATAGCAGCATTAATTCTACCCTTTTTTTTCATGGTTGGTATTGTCAACCTCAAAAAAGATTTCACAGTCTCCGTTTTATACATCATCAGCTCAGCCTTTATCTACTACCCATTTATCTTCTATTTTTCTTCATTTGATATCAAATTCTTTGATACCTACTTAAACAAGGGCACCTACATCAACAATATGCAGGTCACCAATACTATTGCTGCAATTTTACTGTGCTTTTCTATTTATATCAGGTTGAGTAAACTCTTTTATGAAAAACTCTCTTTTCAAAAAGAGCTTTTAGCCAAATCACGCCTTGCTGCAATGGGCGAGATGATTGCAAGTATCGCTCACCAATGGCGACAACCTCTTAACAATGTCTCAACAACTTTGGCCAACATTGAAATGACCAGTGAACTTCAAATGCTTTCACATGAAAAATTGAAAACAAAGGTCCATGAAGCCAATACACAGATAAAATACATGTCAAATACTATCAATGATTTTTTAAATTTCTTTTCTACAAAAAAAGAGGAGCGTGTTTTTCTCCTTAAAAGCGCCGTTGAGAGTGCCATGGTATTACTCCGAACACCTTTTAAACAAGAACAAATTTCTTTACATGTAAAGAGCGATGAAAGTACTATCATTGGATGTAAAAATGAACTCATTCAAGTCTTAACCATTCTCATGAGCAACGCCAAAGATGCCTTGAAAACCAAAGAAGACAAACAGATATGGATTACTATCAAAAACAAAGAAATATTCATAGAAGATAATGCAGAAGGAATTGATCTTGAGATCATTGAGAAGATATTTGACCCATACTTTAGCACTAAAAAAGAAAAAAATGGCACTGGTTTGGGGCTTTATATGGCAAAAATTATCATAGAAAAAAACATCGGTGGTTCTTTACATGTAAAGAATTCTAAAAAAGGCGCAAAATTTATCATTGATCTTAGCCATGTTAATTAA
- a CDS encoding cytochrome c3 family protein — MKRVFPILGIFLFSIVLLCISVQAVDNAMSPTTTAKEATPVIEVSKELRDQYPIKSHHAKLSIDCIHCHDDQGRVPAKFEYIGDKGCLSCHGSKEKMAKRTGFMDMFHTNPHNSYHDGPTLSCDECHKEHEPSQNRCMECHEKEVPNWMKKVMP, encoded by the coding sequence GTGAAAAGAGTTTTTCCAATACTTGGCATCTTTCTTTTTTCCATTGTGTTACTGTGTATCTCTGTACAGGCTGTTGACAATGCTATGTCACCTACTACTACAGCCAAAGAGGCTACACCTGTGATAGAAGTAAGCAAGGAATTAAGAGACCAATACCCAATCAAATCGCACCATGCGAAGTTATCCATAGATTGTATTCACTGTCATGATGACCAAGGACGTGTTCCTGCTAAATTTGAATACATTGGGGATAAAGGGTGTCTTAGCTGTCATGGAAGTAAAGAAAAAATGGCCAAACGAACAGGATTTATGGATATGTTCCATACCAATCCTCATAATTCCTATCATGATGGCCCAACATTATCATGTGATGAGTGTCATAAAGAACATGAACCTTCACAAAATAGATGTATGGAGTGTCACGAAAAAGAGGTTCCTAATTGGATGAAGAAGGTAATGCCATGA
- a CDS encoding cytochrome c3 family protein, protein MDEEGNAMIKNIFTSIKKKIPLLLVVGIVVGFIVSYTSYEAISRTGTPQFCVVCHEMAPMRASYDNDVHGGNGKTGIRVNCVDCHLPHNNLVNYVFTKAKNGMSEVGTHFFGNPDAIDWQQKREERAKFVYDDGCIKCHSNYATNEKISPKARQMHEHYNGLLGTNKELGCASCHAEIGHNGLNNMLNIYKPEHALYEKGSAKEKIKINEKLYGKGSSN, encoded by the coding sequence TTGGATGAAGAAGGTAATGCCATGATAAAAAATATTTTTACGTCTATTAAAAAGAAAATTCCACTTCTTTTAGTTGTAGGAATTGTTGTAGGCTTTATCGTTTCTTATACATCCTATGAAGCAATATCAAGAACAGGAACGCCTCAGTTTTGTGTTGTTTGTCATGAAATGGCGCCGATGAGAGCATCATATGATAACGATGTTCATGGTGGCAACGGTAAAACAGGCATAAGAGTCAATTGTGTTGATTGCCATCTTCCTCATAATAATCTTGTCAATTATGTTTTTACAAAAGCAAAAAATGGAATGTCTGAAGTAGGTACTCATTTTTTTGGAAATCCAGATGCTATAGACTGGCAACAAAAGAGAGAAGAGCGAGCTAAATTTGTTTATGATGATGGATGTATTAAGTGTCATAGCAATTATGCAACAAATGAAAAAATAAGTCCAAAAGCTCGACAAATGCATGAGCATTATAATGGACTTCTTGGTACAAATAAAGAATTGGGTTGTGCAAGTTGTCATGCAGAGATAGGACATAACGGACTTAATAATATGTTAAATATTTATAAGCCAGAACACGCTCTTTATGAAAAAGGCTCTGCAAAAGAAAAAATTAAAATAAATGAAAAATTATACGGAAAAGGAAGTTCTAATTAA
- a CDS encoding bifunctional 3,4-dihydroxy-2-butanone 4-phosphate synthase/GTP cyclohydrolase II — MNAILSDQKTFQAIIRVNQAIEDIRQGKMVVMVDDEDRENEGDLVYAASFSTPQKVNFMASHAKGLICVAISKKIANRLQLEPMVKKNDSSYETAFTITVDARTAATGISAGERDMTIKILADGGSHESELVRPGHIFPLIAKEGGALVRIGHTEGSVDLCRLAGQGDSAVICEIMKEDGTMARRPDLDIFCAKHELNIVYISDIVEYRMMNESLIRVIAESTTQFLGKDARRYDFVDHNDNHHIAYAFGNIKNRSAVKFHSIMPDNELLADTKKYNSLIQAIHYLQKSGGVLIFMDNGTQDMSKIREYGIGAQIIKHLGIENIELLSDSKNKEFVGISGFGLSVIKSTNVNETVA, encoded by the coding sequence ATGAATGCAATATTAAGCGATCAAAAAACATTCCAGGCTATTATCCGCGTTAATCAAGCGATTGAGGATATTAGACAAGGCAAGATGGTTGTTATGGTAGATGATGAAGATAGAGAAAATGAAGGTGATTTAGTTTATGCTGCTTCTTTTTCTACACCACAAAAAGTTAATTTTATGGCAAGTCATGCAAAAGGGCTTATCTGTGTTGCTATTTCAAAAAAGATAGCAAATAGATTGCAATTAGAGCCTATGGTCAAAAAAAATGATTCATCATATGAAACCGCTTTTACAATTACAGTCGATGCAAGAACAGCAGCAACGGGTATATCTGCAGGTGAGCGTGATATGACCATAAAAATTTTAGCAGATGGTGGATCGCATGAATCAGAACTCGTTCGTCCCGGCCATATTTTTCCATTGATTGCTAAAGAGGGTGGTGCATTAGTAAGAATAGGTCATACTGAGGGTTCTGTAGATTTATGTCGTTTAGCAGGACAGGGTGACTCTGCCGTTATTTGTGAAATCATGAAAGAAGATGGAACAATGGCTAGACGTCCTGATCTGGATATCTTTTGTGCGAAGCATGAATTAAATATTGTCTATATTTCTGATATTGTAGAGTATCGCATGATGAATGAATCACTTATTCGTGTTATTGCCGAATCAACAACGCAATTTTTAGGCAAAGATGCCAGACGTTATGACTTTGTGGATCATAATGATAACCATCATATAGCCTATGCGTTTGGAAATATTAAAAATAGATCAGCAGTAAAATTTCATAGTATTATGCCTGATAATGAACTTTTAGCTGATACAAAAAAATATAATAGCTTAATTCAAGCCATACACTATCTGCAAAAAAGTGGTGGAGTATTGATTTTTATGGATAATGGAACACAAGATATGTCTAAAATTCGTGAATACGGTATAGGTGCGCAAATAATTAAACATCTAGGTATAGAAAATATAGAACTTTTAAGTGATAGTAAGAATAAAGAGTTTGTTGGCATTAGTGGGTTTGGCCTTAGCGTCATTAAAAGTACGAATGTTAATGAAACTGTTGCTTAA
- the ribH gene encoding 6,7-dimethyl-8-ribityllumazine synthase, which produces MNIVEGKLSLNGDEKVAIINARFNHIITDRLVEGARDAYLRHGGKDENLDLVLVPGAFEIPMALNRLLACSKYDAVCCLGAVIRGSTPHFDYVSAEVTKGVANVALQFAKPVAFGVLTVDSIEQAIERAGSKAGNKGFEAMVTVIELLSLYSALKN; this is translated from the coding sequence ATGAATATTGTAGAAGGTAAATTGTCCCTAAATGGTGACGAAAAAGTTGCTATTATTAATGCACGCTTTAACCATATCATCACAGATCGTTTGGTAGAAGGAGCGCGGGATGCCTATTTGAGACATGGTGGCAAAGATGAAAATTTAGATCTTGTTTTGGTACCGGGTGCATTTGAAATTCCAATGGCACTTAATCGTCTTTTGGCTTGTAGTAAATACGATGCAGTATGTTGTTTAGGTGCAGTAATACGTGGTTCAACGCCACATTTTGACTATGTGTCTGCAGAAGTGACCAAAGGTGTGGCCAATGTAGCACTTCAATTTGCTAAACCAGTCGCTTTTGGTGTCCTGACAGTGGATAGCATTGAACAAGCAATTGAACGAGCAGGTAGTAAAGCAGGTAATAAAGGTTTTGAAGCAATGGTTACTGTCATTGAACTATTAAGTCTATACTCTGCATTAAAGAATTAA
- a CDS encoding response regulator transcription factor → MLASYTILYADDEEQTRENIGEILSLFCKKVYLAKDGKEALQIFQNNTIDIAIFDIEMPYFNGLEVCEQIREFNQKIPLVIATAYTDTEYFLKAVELNLAAYILKPVTAIDLKNALKKCVANLKNNKNEKIYFSDIVYYDTIKRALFVNEKDVILRRSEITFLEYLLKRVNEIVSYQEFENNIWEEGMSSAAIRSLVRDIRKHLPPETIINVARLGYKLKLYK, encoded by the coding sequence ATGCTCGCTTCTTATACAATACTCTATGCAGATGATGAAGAACAAACTCGTGAAAACATAGGAGAAATACTTTCTCTTTTTTGCAAAAAAGTATATTTAGCCAAAGATGGGAAAGAAGCTCTTCAAATCTTTCAAAACAATACTATTGATATTGCTATTTTTGACATCGAAATGCCCTACTTTAATGGACTTGAAGTGTGTGAACAAATTCGTGAATTTAACCAAAAAATACCTCTTGTCATTGCTACTGCTTATACAGACACTGAGTATTTTTTAAAAGCCGTTGAACTTAATCTAGCAGCTTATATCCTAAAACCTGTCACCGCGATTGATCTCAAAAATGCTCTTAAAAAATGTGTTGCTAATCTTAAAAACAATAAAAATGAAAAAATTTATTTTTCTGATATAGTTTATTATGACACTATTAAACGTGCTCTTTTTGTCAATGAGAAAGATGTAATTTTGAGAAGAAGTGAAATCACTTTTTTAGAATATTTACTAAAACGTGTTAATGAAATTGTTAGTTATCAAGAGTTTGAAAATAATATCTGGGAAGAAGGTATGAGTAGTGCCGCTATTCGTTCGTTAGTACGAGATATCCGAAAACATTTGCCTCCAGAGACTATTATTAATGTAGCAAGACTTGGTTATAAATTGAAACTCTATAAATGA
- a CDS encoding reductive dehalogenase — translation MEKKKKPELSRRDFGKLIIGAGAAATIAPFGVPGANAAEKEKNAAEIRQQFAMTAGSPIIVNDKLERYAEVRTAFIHPTSFFKPNYKGEVKPWFLSAYDEKVRQIENGENGPKMKAKNVGEARAGRALEAAGWTLDINYGNHYPNRFFMLWSGETMPNTQLWAPAGLDRRPPDTTDPVELTNYVKFAARMAGADLVGVARLNRNWVYSEAVTIPADVPYEQSLHKQIEKPIVFKDVPLPIETDDELIIPNTCENVIVAGIAMNREMMQTAPNSMACAATSFCYSRMCMFDMWLCQFIRYMGYYAIPSCNGVGQSVAFAVEAGLGQASRMGACITPEFGPNVRLTKVFTNMPLVPDKPIDFGVTEFCETCKKCARECPSKTITEGPRTFEGRSIHNQSGKLQWQNDYNKCLDYWPKSGGYCGICVAVCPFTKGNIWIHDGVEWLIDNTRFLDPLMLGMDDALGYGAKRNITEVWDGKINTYGLDADHFRDAVSFRKDRVKKS, via the coding sequence ATGGAAAAGAAAAAAAAGCCTGAACTCTCAAGAAGAGATTTTGGTAAGTTGATTATCGGAGCTGGAGCTGCAGCAACGATAGCTCCATTTGGTGTACCAGGTGCAAATGCAGCTGAAAAAGAGAAAAATGCAGCTGAAATTCGTCAACAATTTGCAATGACTGCAGGTTCTCCCATCATAGTTAACGACAAATTGGAAAGATATGCTGAAGTACGAACAGCGTTTATTCATCCAACCTCATTTTTTAAACCAAACTACAAAGGTGAAGTGAAACCTTGGTTTTTATCAGCATATGATGAGAAAGTACGTCAGATTGAAAATGGTGAAAATGGTCCTAAGATGAAAGCTAAAAATGTAGGAGAAGCTAGAGCAGGTCGTGCACTTGAAGCTGCTGGATGGACCTTAGATATTAACTATGGAAACCATTATCCAAATAGATTTTTTATGTTATGGTCTGGTGAGACTATGCCTAACACCCAATTGTGGGCACCAGCAGGGTTAGATAGAAGACCTCCAGATACAACTGATCCTGTGGAACTTACAAATTATGTAAAATTTGCTGCACGTATGGCAGGTGCTGATTTGGTAGGTGTTGCAAGATTAAATCGTAACTGGGTTTATTCTGAGGCAGTAACTATACCAGCTGACGTACCTTATGAACAATCTTTGCATAAACAGATTGAAAAGCCAATCGTTTTCAAAGATGTTCCACTACCAATAGAAACTGATGATGAATTAATTATCCCTAATACTTGTGAAAATGTTATCGTTGCAGGTATCGCTATGAACCGCGAAATGATGCAAACAGCTCCTAACAGTATGGCATGTGCAGCAACATCATTTTGTTATTCACGTATGTGTATGTTCGATATGTGGTTATGCCAGTTTATTCGTTATATGGGTTACTATGCAATACCAAGCTGTAATGGTGTTGGACAATCAGTTGCCTTTGCTGTTGAAGCAGGTTTAGGACAAGCTAGTCGTATGGGTGCTTGTATTACTCCTGAATTTGGACCAAACGTAAGACTTACAAAAGTCTTTACAAATATGCCTTTAGTTCCAGATAAGCCTATCGACTTTGGAGTAACAGAATTTTGTGAAACATGTAAAAAATGTGCACGTGAGTGTCCTTCAAAAACAATTACTGAAGGTCCAAGAACTTTTGAAGGACGAAGTATTCATAATCAATCAGGTAAATTACAGTGGCAAAATGACTATAATAAATGCTTAGATTATTGGCCGAAATCTGGTGGATATTGTGGCATATGTGTAGCTGTTTGCCCCTTTACAAAAGGCAATATTTGGATTCATGATGGCGTTGAATGGCTTATTGATAACACAAGATTCTTAGACCCATTAATGCTTGGTATGGATGATGCATTGGGCTATGGTGCAAAACGAAATATTACAGAAGTTTGGGATGGAAAGATTAATACATATGGTCTAGACGCAGACCATTTTAGAGACGCTGTAAGCTTTAGAAAGGATAGGGTTAAAAAATCATGA
- a CDS encoding iron-sulfur cluster assembly scaffold protein, with protein sequence MRDDFDYTGLISQLEDHMKNPRFYGLLDNYNAKATCLHPDGKGKVVLTMQIEDDKTVRCGFEIKGCPSLLAQASLYLDSAFNATLSETYILAGNILKQIKDDDSKESRCSMLFLTAYKECVEAYYEKEKEERITTLTF encoded by the coding sequence ATGCGTGATGATTTTGACTACACAGGGCTCATAAGCCAATTAGAAGACCATATGAAAAACCCTCGTTTTTATGGACTATTAGATAATTACAATGCCAAAGCGACATGCCTTCACCCCGATGGAAAAGGTAAAGTTGTCCTTACTATGCAAATTGAAGATGATAAGACTGTCAGATGTGGTTTTGAAATCAAAGGTTGCCCATCACTGCTTGCACAAGCTTCGCTTTATTTAGATTCTGCTTTTAATGCTACGCTTTCAGAGACTTACATTTTAGCTGGTAATATTTTGAAACAAATCAAAGATGACGATTCTAAAGAATCACGATGCAGCATGTTATTTTTAACAGCGTATAAAGAGTGCGTAGAAGCTTATTATGAAAAAGAGAAAGAAGAGCGCATTACGACTCTAACTTTTTAA
- a CDS encoding FAD-dependent oxidoreductase, translating into MTNQSRRNFFKTSAIGTGVVALGATGIGSSLSAAEKGPDLDKAAAQPFITERGIAPSKNPAYPNTLPKVDASQVKETVEADIIVIGAGFAGMCAAISAVEVGAKVIVLEKYKRPGARGGHITAFGSDFQDKHGITKDIHPRQIAKELERWGQGRVDEDLLRLFIEKSGACMDWLDNTLKTKGFQNGQWFEGCKDPFYYEHPVTHMFRDKNGVPGNAPVVDALVEIAKEKGVDVVFEARALKLVKDGNKVTAVIAKTKKGYVQYAAKKAVIIASGDYASNHDMVSYYSQTSSLADAQIYFPSKSNTGDGHMIAMDIGGAMQRDANHAAVIHLEAGAKSYNFLHVNAYGKRFKNEDINTQSMSCGKLYQKDGIAWSVYDANGLSYAEEMMKKKIGGGLFFGQQDKIVGVKEWSMDDEKHMLEKHISEGKVVVANTLEELADKMGVPRAEFVKTVKRYNEIVKVKNDTDFGKRSECLYPVEKAPFYAGKLLATLLTMCGGLSTDDRMLVLDKDDKAFDNLYVAGAAQGNFFAGDYPTICPGIGHGRCMTFGRLTGLVAAGKSVNDVKTKMTL; encoded by the coding sequence ATGACAAATCAATCAAGACGAAATTTTTTTAAGACCAGTGCAATTGGTACAGGAGTTGTGGCATTAGGTGCAACAGGAATTGGTTCAAGTTTGAGTGCTGCAGAAAAAGGTCCAGATTTAGATAAAGCAGCTGCGCAACCTTTTATCACTGAAAGAGGAATTGCTCCTTCAAAAAATCCTGCATATCCAAATACTTTACCAAAAGTTGATGCAAGCCAAGTTAAAGAGACTGTTGAAGCTGATATTATCGTCATTGGAGCTGGTTTTGCAGGTATGTGTGCAGCTATTTCTGCTGTAGAAGTTGGTGCAAAAGTAATTGTGTTGGAAAAATATAAAAGACCAGGTGCCCGTGGTGGCCATATTACTGCATTTGGTTCAGATTTTCAAGATAAACACGGAATCACTAAAGATATTCATCCAAGACAAATCGCGAAAGAACTTGAACGATGGGGACAAGGACGTGTTGATGAAGACTTACTAAGACTCTTTATTGAAAAAAGTGGCGCATGTATGGATTGGCTCGATAACACATTGAAAACAAAAGGCTTTCAAAATGGTCAATGGTTTGAAGGTTGTAAAGATCCATTCTATTATGAACACCCAGTAACACATATGTTTAGAGATAAAAATGGCGTACCTGGTAACGCACCTGTGGTTGATGCTCTTGTTGAAATTGCAAAAGAGAAAGGCGTAGATGTAGTTTTTGAAGCGAGAGCACTTAAACTTGTTAAAGATGGTAATAAAGTTACAGCAGTTATTGCTAAAACCAAAAAAGGTTATGTTCAATATGCAGCTAAAAAAGCTGTTATTATAGCATCAGGCGATTATGCTTCAAATCATGATATGGTTTCTTACTACTCTCAAACATCATCACTTGCAGATGCTCAAATTTATTTTCCAAGTAAATCCAATACCGGTGATGGTCATATGATTGCTATGGATATTGGTGGTGCTATGCAAAGAGATGCAAACCATGCTGCAGTTATTCACTTAGAAGCAGGTGCAAAAAGTTATAACTTTTTACATGTAAACGCATATGGTAAACGTTTTAAAAATGAAGATATCAATACACAATCAATGAGTTGTGGTAAATTGTATCAAAAAGATGGCATTGCTTGGTCTGTTTATGATGCAAACGGTCTTAGCTATGCAGAAGAGATGATGAAGAAAAAAATTGGTGGTGGTTTATTCTTTGGCCAACAAGATAAAATTGTAGGCGTTAAAGAATGGAGCATGGACGATGAAAAACATATGCTTGAAAAACATATTTCTGAGGGAAAAGTTGTTGTTGCTAACACTCTCGAAGAACTTGCAGATAAAATGGGTGTTCCAAGAGCAGAATTTGTTAAAACTGTTAAAAGATACAATGAAATTGTCAAGGTTAAGAATGATACAGATTTTGGTAAAAGATCTGAATGTCTTTATCCTGTTGAAAAGGCACCTTTTTATGCTGGTAAGCTTTTGGCAACATTACTTACAATGTGTGGCGGTCTTAGTACGGATGATAGAATGCTTGTTCTTGATAAAGATGATAAAGCATTTGATAACCTCTATGTTGCTGGTGCTGCACAAGGTAACTTCTTTGCAGGCGATTACCCAACAATCTGTCCAGGTATTGGTCATGGACGTTGTATGACATTCGGACGCCTTACTGGTCTAGTTGCTGCAGGTAAGAGTGTTAATGATGTTAAAACAAAAATGACACTATAA